The following is a genomic window from Falco cherrug isolate bFalChe1 chromosome 9, bFalChe1.pri, whole genome shotgun sequence.
CTTAGCAAAGGCTCCTCCTGGCTAATCCTCTTCCGTCAAATTACTGGATTTATTTTGATCAGTtttcagtttggggttttttcatgtttgtttagCATTGTCCTGCCATGAAAGTACAGCCAAAATCTTCCTTCTACCACTTCCTAGTTCACAAGTCTTTGTCACAAACTTTCTTACTAGTCTTCTCTCTTCTCGGTTCCTACTCTCTCCTTACACAGAAGCCTTCTGATTAACCTCAAACTTCTTTTATGGCTGCAGTTTCCTTTTCAGATGACTTACCCGAAACTGAACTCTGCCTCCCAGGTGAGAACAAACCACTGATTTCTGTTTAACCCTTCTTATTCACCTCACGCATTCTCCATCCTCACCCTTCACTGCACGTTGGCCAACGCCGCTCCAGAGCGATTCAGTGTGTTCAGAGGGGGCTACCCACACCGACCCCACTCCTGACCGCACGTGGTTACACCTCCTTCAGAACCCAGAAAGGCATGCAAATACTTCAACGCCAGTTTAGTttctagtttttttttttaaattatgttttaacCAACATCTTGTGGTTTGGAAACggcttctgctctgcagttttCAGCATCCCTCCTGCACATACTTTCGGAGGAGGTGCAACATTTCAGCAGTCAAGTGAGGGAAACACCCCTCTCCCGTGGCAGCTAAGGCTCTCCATTCCTAAGCTTCCTCAGAACTCCTAGACACAGTCATCGAGCCATACCGATCTTCAAGTCAAtaatttcttctgcatcttttttaGTCTAAATCCAGGACAGAAGTCTTCCTCAGCATCTCCGTGATGAAAACTGATGCGAggatattttctgtttccctgcaAAGGCTTTATCCTTCTCACTGCCTTTACTCCCTGGAAATCCAGCTGATTGCCCAGCTCTCTTGAAAGCTTCCCTGCTTCTGGTGCCCCCaactggcttttgcttttcaaattccCTCTGTGACCTCTGCAAATTGCTTGTGATAGTTCACATTCCTTTCCATTGCTTTCATAGGGCTGAACCCCTCACaacacagaagaataaaaactgCTCTTGGCTTAGTCccaagcagcacacagcactaGGACTCAAGCAGTAAGTATATTTGCGTGGTTCATCCTCAAATGACCACATTTAAAAAAGCTTGTCTCCCAGGTGTCcatgttttttgtgtttgctctTAAATAGAAAATCTTCAGTAAAAAGGTCCTAAGATTAGGAAACTTAGATCTTTAAAAGGAATGAGACACATACTTCAGCATAAAATGAAAGGGGGCAGAAAGACTTTGTACATCTAACTAGAAGAAACCAGTAAGGCAATAAACAAGAATGCCTaaatgctgcagaagcagatggATCTGCTGTCATTTAGGATCAAGCAACAATCGTTGCTTCATGTCAAACTCTATAATCAGTTTCCTCCAATGCTGAAATGTGGTGAGCTAATTGGGAGATATTTTAAATCCTCCGATACTATTATCagcttagattttttttctctgagttttCTCAGCGTTGTACACTAAATACCTTCTAGTCAGAAAATTGGTAGTAAAATGTATACGAATAAATATTTACCCTTATGGCACAGAAATTGTTCTGTATAGATTTTACAACGATCTCTCTAGAGAATGAGATTCCTATCAGGAAAGTTCTCCGAAATCGCCCCTAGCACGTAAAGGTAGATCCCTGACAACTGCAACACAGCAAACCTGTGCACAGCATGAGAtacttttcctctctgctctggaTTAGCACTCCACCTGGGCACAGAGCTAAGCGCCTGGGAGGAAGCACTGCTGCTACAAGGGTAGTTGTGCTCAGCAACAACTGTCTGTCACAACACTTCAGTTTGTCAGGAGTGGCAGGTAACCCTACTGAGTCTACAGCACAGGGCTGAGAGAAGGGAACACCAACTGATCAGCAGAAGTTCCTAGCCTACAGACGACTAAAAACCTCTCTCAGCCAGCTAAACAGCCTTGAATAGTGAATTCCCACATACGGCACCTTAGCTGGGTGTGTGACATACTCCTTCCCTGACAGTCCATACCCGTATTTGATCCTCACTggagaggtgctgcaggagctccaGAGCAGTGGTAGTGGACGTTCAGCCACTTGCCATCCCGGCGGTGCCAGACACGGGTCTCCTCAGACTGCGTGGTGCGGGGCCGGCCTTGGCCGTCGATGTACTGTGTCAGGCGGATGTACGCGATGCAGGCAGCATCCTCACCGATGACGTGGACGTGGGGGTTCAGGATGGTGGTATGTATCGGCTTGCTGTTCTTCGACAATACTGGCAGAATACGCAAAACCATCAGCTTCACTTTACTACAAAGAAGGAACAGCCCTCCACATCTTCCAGCCTCTTTAGTATTCTACTCACCTTCCACTGGACTCTGGGATACAATAAAAATTGCTCCTGCAATTTTCCAGGCAAAATCCAAGCAATTCTTTCCCCTATCACCTGTTGTTCTCCTTAGGAACTGCGCATTATTATTGCCTAGAATTCCCTGGCCTCCTTTGCTCCTGCTTCTTCTGCAAAGCATACTCGCCACTTTTTCAacatcagtgctgctgtttcttcagttaTAGGAAAAGATCTTTTAATTACAGAATGTTGTGGCAAAGGAGTCAATAATCAGAAGATCTTTAAGCTAGGCCTGCATTAAATATGAACAAGCCTCAGAGAAGTGTAAAAATCACTCCAGAACAGGCTTTTGAGAGAGACAAAGTCTCTGCATACTTGTAGTGCTAGGAACTGCCTGCACTAAGGACCTtgacaaaacccccaaaataaagcaaactgaaCAGCTCAGGACTTGGATTTCAATTATCTCATCCTGTGGAGACATCCAGGAAGGGAGGTACATCCACCAGTATCAACGACAGCTTTTCTCCCAATTCTTTTTCCTGCCCCAGGCTGACAAGGTGACCCTCGTATCCCCGTAAACAGGCTCCTTAGGTGTTGGAGATCTGAAGCCATCCCGGGCAAACTCCAAGGCAAAGGCGTGACCAATTTGTGCATGACTATATGTCTGACCGTTCGGTATGTCTGCTCTAAACATACATGTTGTTTCCATCAAAAtatgctcatttttttccatttccatatCAGCAGGAAATCCGGTGCCTCACACTTTTAAAGCTCCTGCAGTCCATGCTTACAACATATTTGCACCAGGCAAATGGTATGCCTGCAGTGAAAGGATCTGGGGGTTACAATTGGAATTGTTGCTGAAAAGGGCTTTTGAGAGAAAGCAGGCTGGCTTTTACGAATGCATCGTAGCCCATGCACAATCATATTCTTGCTGGTTCTGACAGCCAATAAAAACAAGGGCAATTTCCCCCCCTCAAGACGTGGCATAAAGGGGGATTAGAGAAAAAGCTGTCGGTGTTACCAAATCTACCCACTCACAGTTCTCGAAGTAAAACTTATGGAAATCCATTCCTTCAACCAGGTTCCCCAGTGCTTCAGGTTCAAATGAGGTCAAGCCGGGAtcacagatttttctgcaaaaaaaaccaccacaggcTCACAGTCTGCATTTGAGCCCAAGGGCCATTTACACAATGAAGCACCGGTGAGTGCTTGGCTCACACCCTGCACCCACCTAACTATGTCCCTATGCCAGGGAATAAGTTCCTGGAGGACTCAGTCCTACCACAACAACATGGAGTTGATGCTGGTTGGcacttcacagaaaagcagcctttaGGCTTCTggcttttattctctttctgccCATCTCACTGCCCTCCCCCCTGCTTTTCTTACAAAGCCAGGGCATTTTCCCTTTGTTGCTTCTGTCTGATACCCAACTTCTACCTGACGTTCACTTATGAGAGCCTTACCACATCCCTACTCCTAACTGATGTAGGCTAAAAACGATGAAACTTTTTACCGTCCCTTTTTACCCGCGTGACAGCTCCTCGTACCCAGGAGCCAGAACATCACTTGCACACCAACTGGTAAACAACTCAGAAGACATCTGTACTTACGTATAAGCCTCAAAGTCTCCATTGTTGATAGCTTCTATCAGCTGCTCTGTTATCTTAATGATCTCTTGCTTACGCACTGTGaacaagaagaaagagcaaTTTAACTGTGTGTAAGGCTTCGGTGGGAACACGGGGCTAGTGGGTGCTTCACACAAGCAATCTGCGGAGCACCATGACTAGATCTCATAGGATGCTGCTCCCTGCATTCTGGAGATATGCAGTAATGACAGCCATCAGCATGCGAGTAGGGGGGCAGTGGGATGAAAGGGGAATGGTGATCCCATAATGCCgggagaaaggaaatgaagatgtcatattcaattttttttgttcttctagAAAGGTGTAAGGCACCGGAGGTGTCTCCTGAATGACAGCCTGAGGTGCTTCTGGCCAGTCTGACCAACAAATATCAGTGAATCTGCCAATGTAAAGCCCTTGATTGGCAGCTTAAGATGTGGAAACCCTTCAGCACAGTAGTCACACACAAATGGCCACCACACAAGATCACACCAATTGGAAAAAGTCTCCCACTTGCCTATCACCATCACCAATACCTCAGCTATTATGAATGCTACAAACAAGCAAGCGGGACATGTAGGGATGACTTCTGCAAGCCAGAAAAACAACTGTAGCGGGATGGATGGGTTGGATGAACAGGTCCTCGCTATGCCCTGGTGCGTGCTCCATTCCTCAGGCAGGTAGCTTCCACCGATCCCTGCGATATGGCTCTTTTCAGCGCTTTGACAGCACTGCCGCtaacccaacacagcgcactGGACTTCTGGATGAATGAGGACGAGGGCCACCTGTCTCCTGATGTTTGGCTCCTCTCTGGCCAGCACCTCTGCACCCTCCTCCCTTGGCTTCCCACAGCTGACTGCCCAGGTCCCATCCCCTCTGAGGTGCTCCACCACCTATGCTGATTTCAAGAGTTCTTAACACAAAGTTTGGGGTGGTTCTGTTAGATAACACAATTCAAGTTCTACGACTGTATGCGCACCATTATACATGCCTGAGCCTACATATGCACACCCTCACATCCCTTCAGCCTTCCCCACACTGTGCCTGTAGGCAGAATATCCTGCACATTATACAAGCACTTAGGAGGCTAGCGTTACCTTCTGTGTTACCAAGTAATTTACAATTCCTACTGTGGAATTTATGTCCCCTTAGGCATCTAAAATGTAGGTGTCTGAAATGGAACCAGCCACTTGACTGTTCCTCCTTTAGGCCCCGAAAGAAATAGGTCCTTCTGGAAGCCTCACCTGAGGCATCTCAGATGCCTGTCATTAAATCCATTTAAATCCAACCTACCATCTTTAGATGTCCAAGTCAGGGAAGCTAGATTCCACTCAAAATGCCAGAAGACGCTAGTCTGAACAGCCCTCCCCTGCAAGCTCCCATCCACATGTGCATCTCATCCCACCACTGATAAGTGCAGCTGAAGAGCAACAAGGTGATAATCTCACTGGCTGCCAAAGATGTCTGCACCCACTCTGGAAATCAATTAAGAGAATTATActcccctgccagccacagAAACACCTCAGACAGGGGACAACTGGCTCAGAATTTGAGGGAGCTTGTTTTGCCACTCTGTATACATTTCCACATGTTGAAGGATGTATATAGGGAATGGATCAAAACAACACAGTGGGCTGTGTCTAGTGTGAAAAATGTCCTTACAAGCAAGTCTTCTGGAATTGCCTCTGCATGAAGCGGGGCTACTTGTTGGACCTCCCTTCCATGCAGAGCACACACCAACATGTGCAGCGTCTGGAAGATGGAGTCCATGGTAAAGGCTTGTTTGGGATGAGTGAGGAAATGTGCAGACCACGGGCACCGTGTACCAAAGGAGATCTGCGCCCCCTTCCCAAGTGTCACTGTGCAGCAGCATCAACCCTGTTCTTCAACACAAGTCCATTCCATCAGACCGTGCTCATCTTCTTGCTTATACTACATGTCCCAAGCTCCAACCAGCACACAGGAGGTGATGATCCCTTTTTCCCAAAGGACAGAGAGCCTCAGGATGTCACAGGGGAAAGCACTCGCACCTGCTGCTCCTGATGAGTCCCTGGGTCTCCTAACTTACACTGTGGAGAGGCACAAAAGGGATTAATCCCGATGAATCCCTGGGTCTCCCAACTTACACCGTGGAGAGGCACAAAAGGGGTTCATCCAGAAGAATCCAAGCATCTTCTAACTTAAACTATGGACAGGCACAAAAGGGATTCATCCTGATGAATCCAAGCATCTTCTAACTTACACTGTGGAGAAGCACAAAAGGGATTAATCCCGATGAATCCCTGGGTTTCCTAACTTACACCGTGGAGAGGCACCAAAGGGGTTCATCCCGATGAACCCAAGCGTCTCCTACCTTTGCAGAGGCACAAAGGGGAGGCAGGCATGCACCAGCACGGATATAAAAGCGTGACCCAGGGCTGTGCCGCTGCCTCGGGCCAGCACCGCCGCGGCAGCAGCGCCGAGCGCAGAGGCTCCCGGCAcgggccctgccccgccgcggccgccggggggcgccccgctcccccggcaCGGCGGCACTGCGGCGCCCCCCAGCGGCCGCCGGCGCTCCCTGCAGGGCTCCGGAGCGAcggggggggaagaggggcaCAGAGGCGGAGAGAAGAAGGGGGGAGCTTTACATCTACGGTAACTAGTACTAGTTGCACTACTCCACTACTGCTACCCGGCTGCTAACTTACACGGTGCGCGGTTAAGTACAAAGGGAACTACTGGAGTTAGCAAAGGCTCCGACCGAGCACGCTCTAACTCCAATGTCTGCCCTGGGCTGTCCCAGGCAAGAAGCTTCTCTTCACAAGACTGTGTAGCTGCAAAACAAATGtaagcattaaaataataaacaaacaaacaaacaaaaaaaaccccaaacaaaccacaacaaaccagaaagcaaaataaaaaccaacaaagaagtacagacagacaggcagagccccagccccggcaggCACCAGAGCCATCCGCATCCTGGGCACCGCCACCCGCCCTCCGGCCTGGGCACCGGACtctgctgggggcagcagccCGGGCACAGCGGGagccgtgctgctgctgctgggggggtgtGTCTGAGGGTGACCCAACCCCGGAGATGCAAgtggaagggaagggatgcGGGGCACCCACATCACTGCAAATCTCaactcggggtgggggggagtggggggcaCGCTGCTCCGCTTGGCAGAGAAGCGATGTGGCACTCCTCAGCGTACCAAGCAGGGCCCTTTATCAGCAAGAGGAAAGAGTTCATCAGAAAGCAGTGATGGACAGGTCACAGCAAAAAGGACTTCAGAAGAGGTCATTTCCCTTCCGTTCTGGCTAGGCAAAACACCGTTCCTGCTGCACCTCATCAACCAGCAGGTCTGACACCCTTGGAGCACTTCAGAAATCAGTAACAGAGAGGCTCCGAGCGCTGCGTCATAtgaggtgctggtgctgtgtgcAGGAACCcagggcaggaaggcaggaggaggagggcatccctgtccctgccttcccaGACTGACCGGAACAGAATCAAACACTCCAGACCTCCCCGACTCACATTAAGGACCCTTCCATTACAGCTTTATAAAGATACTATACatgtatttaataataatattataatattttttattttattatattaaattttattatgtgattatttaaatgtatgataattataaattacatttataatACCCTTTCAGGCAGCTAGTACAGTATGTCTGTGTAGAGGAAAGGCTTGGAATCCCACCTAGACTTTCTCCAACCTACAAGCTTTTTTCCtatatattttcagtttttcagccaCAGGCTCCTCCATGGAGGTAGCAAGGTCAGGAGGGATCAGGCAGATGGTACCTGGCAGACTGACCCCGGTACCAGCTGAGCGAGCCAGACAGACATGCAAGGTAAAGCTCACAACAGAGAAACGCCCCTCAGAGCCACCATTATCCATGGGTTTCCACTCAGAGGACCTGACAGCAGATTTGGAAATGCTACAGGGTCTTCCAGCAGCAACAGCCTCTCTTCCAAAGCATCCTTCAAGCATTCTATAAAActgggttttgttccttttgcacTTCCCGAGCACCACCCACACCTGGGGTGCTCAGAAGCTCTTGAGAAGCGAGACCGACCCCGGCCTTGCATTCCCCCTCTATGAGCTGACCTGCACCACTGACCCCATTTAACCCAAGGAAAACTAAGAGATGCAGCGACTTGCCCCAGGAAACCCCAAAAGGCAGAGTCTCCGCAGAGAACTCCGTGTCTCGCCCAGATGAAAGCAAGGGAATGAAATTAGCTAGGATGAGGTTctgtttggggtgggttttggttgtttttttttccaaaaagggaaggaaaggttTGGAAATTTTTAGTGTGCAGAGGAGGGTATTTTGCAGGAAGGGagatgatttctttttgttctggagtactggaaatgaaaaaaaatcaacattctGGAAGGAAgttgaggaaaggaaaaattcagggaaggagaaatgggAAAGGTGGAGGGAGGGGTGTGAAAAAGATGCCGTGAAGCACTGCACCCCTGGACTTACTGGctgagaaacagagagaaagctGGGACTGCATGGACTCAGTCTGTGTTTTGCTCTCACTGTGCCTCCGTCCTTCAAGCACTGAGCTGCCGTCCCCGGTGGAGAGAGGGGGAGCTAGCATGGCAGGGaattaaaacacaaacacaaacaaaacacgcaagttcagtaaataaaaaaagagaaaggaaataggAGAACATTAAAGAAACCACGATGCTGGGCACAAAACATGCAGAAGTATCCTCCAGGGCAAAGCCAAATAGACAGCTCTACAACATGGATCTGCTGTGCCATTTACAATGCCAGAC
Proteins encoded in this region:
- the CAMK2G gene encoding calcium/calmodulin-dependent protein kinase type II subunit gamma isoform X13, whose protein sequence is MLTINPAKRITADQALKHPWVCQRSTVASMMHRQETVECLRKFNARRKLKGAILTTMLVSRNFSAAKSLLNKKSDGVKKRKSSSSVHLMPQSNNKTSAVSTAKETPPVQTSMEPQTTVVHNATDGIKGSTESCNTTTEDEDLKAPPLSTGDGSSVLEGRRHSESKTQTESMQSQLSLCFSATTQSCEEKLLAWDSPGQTLELERARSEPLLTPVVPFVLNRAPLRKQEIIKITEQLIEAINNGDFEAYTKICDPGLTSFEPEALGNLVEGMDFHKFYFENLLSKNSKPIHTTILNPHVHVIGEDAACIAYIRLTQYIDGQGRPRTTQSEETRVWHRRDGKWLNVHYHCSGAPAAPLQ